From the Lytechinus variegatus isolate NC3 chromosome 5, Lvar_3.0, whole genome shotgun sequence genome, the window TCTAGCTTTCATCCAATCAAAGTTATTTGAAGTTATTACTTggcaattcattatttttataccaCAATCGTTTGGCTATTGAGTTTtgataaatgtatatttatCCATCCATATATGCTCACAACTAATTGATCAGATTAAGAATGTATATCTATTCTAACTGTGAAATGTAATAAAgtaaattcatttgaattcaaGTTGGTAATTAGAAAGCTAGAAAAGCAGTGGATAGCAATCATTGAAATAAACTCTATATGTATGaacttgattatttttttgacACACAGGCCGTAAGAAGGAGTTGATGGAGAGAGCGTTGTATGCTAAAGTAAGCCAAGAGATACAAGATGAGGTCAATGAGCCCCCTCCTATCGCAGAGTACAAGTCGGTTACTCAGAAGGATTTCTTTGATGATGACTTCAAGTCGGAGTTACCAGCTCCTCTTTACGAGCATAATGTCAACACTGAGCAGCCAATCACGTTCTGGAGCCAGCATAAAGAAAAGATTCCAGTAAGTTTTTCTAACCATTagtataatgtataattgaaTATGAGCATCAGCACATGATACATTGTCAGCaatagttaaaggggaagttcaccctgacaaaaagtttattgtaaaaatagcagaaaaaataatgaaaaatattgccgtaggtttgagaaaaattcatcaaataattaaaaagttatagaatttcaatgatttgatttgtgacgtcatatgcgagcagcattcttacgtagtgaatggtaaaaaatcaaggaaatgtcattttctccgaaaattgaaaatggttttcactgtaccttttgtatatcaatagacaaatcatttcacacctgatcatgaatagaaaacaaaattaagtcatccggaaccatacaaaatttgaaattcatacattttatattacataacaaatggggcagctgctcgtttatgacgtcacaaatccaaaactttgaactctaataacttccttagtctttaacggattttcctcaaaccttcaccaatatttcttactattttttctgctattttttcaacaaagttttcttcagggtggaCTTTCCCTTTAAGAACAAATGTCTGTTGGAAGTTTTTCTTAACAAAAAACCAGCACCCAATTCTGGTCAATAAACAGAAAACAATGCAAGATGGTATGTGGTGGTTGTGTGGGGTCTGCTGCATCGAACACATTTTTTATAATTAGAGTGACAGTAAAGATAATGAGCTGTTGCAtccacctacatgtaggttatacatgtagataagcTCCTAcaagtaaataaaaacaaaaatctgcaACATTTGATAACATTTAACATTGCATTTAATCTGGATTTTCCTgggcttttttttttagtttccaggACTCTTGAGCATTTTGGGGGCTAAATTGGCCCCAGCCcccatgtgttttttttttgtctaataAAAAATACTTCTCTTTTCTATCTTTGTAGGGTGTATCACAAGTCAAGACATTAGACACACCATTCAAGAAGAACTCATCCTTCAGCAAGCCCATCGCTGAGAGTTTTGATCAGCCTCAGCCGTATGAACAAGAGAAGCATCCCTTCTTATAAACCAGGAGAATGACGGCATGCTTTTCATCACCAAACATCAACTTATTCTACCCTGTTGACCAATTTAGTGGAGAAAGCGAACATGAAGATGCACCTGTGGACAGTATGtaactgcatgtacatgtactttggtcTTACATGTTAGTCTCAGAGCAGTAAGATTACGATAAAAAGGAAACTGTCTTTGCTTCTACAAGTATTTTACTGGCGTAGGAACATTCCACTACATTGAGCATTGTCCAGAGAGAACTTGCAGATATACTTACAATATATGTAGTTAATATCTTTACTACTGATTTCTGCTTTTTACAGGGACCACTTATGTACAGTAGGCAACAAGTTAACTTAATACCTCTAGGTCCTATTTGCTCTCATAGCATCCAAAGCTTGTTAGTACGTAGTAAATGGACAGAGTTAAAACTGAGAAGAGTCGTGTTGGTAACCTCTCATTTACCGGTAGATCGGACTTCTTGAACTATATTTTACTTGGAGATTCATTCACTATTCTAATTCATTTCCACATTACAAGAACGTGTATCcccaaacaaatatttttgatatgaagatatagaaataaaaatgtgttttatcaGGTGAATTTGAGATATTAtgtaaaattttgtttgatgaGATGTCCGATGGaaggaaaatatcaatttttttcttcttttttatattaaacCAATCTTTAAACATGGAATGGTCTGAAAACTTTAAGAATATTATCTTTGTAGCTTTCAAATGCAATATTGATAGTTAAAGTTAtaagatacatgtaagtgc encodes:
- the LOC121415120 gene encoding sperm-associated antigen 8-like, which encodes MATLNPARTLNNSGGRCLMENWVEERQVYETGLDSAGLNSEESYTSSSSLPYKDGHKGILTRELDTPVEKESNSMGSYTKPACCGVRTVGRKKELMERALYAKVSQEIQDEVNEPPPIAEYKSVTQKDFFDDDFKSELPAPLYEHNVNTEQPITFWSQHKEKIPGVSQVKTLDTPFKKNSSFSKPIAESFDQPQPYEQEKHPFL